From one Chloroflexota bacterium genomic stretch:
- a CDS encoding peptide ABC transporter substrate-binding protein, translated as MKSNRWKMMAAGVVLVVLVVGAAACVAPAAPGAPPPAEPVTEVEEALPSEASAPEEPAQEDVVLAMSIGAEPASMDPNLAQDTFAINILENMFLGLTNLNNETGEVEPELATDWDISEDGLVWTFNMRDDAVWSDGKPVTAHDVEYSVKRAVAPETVSPYAYVLYIIKNAQAINQTDVNQDSYDIDTLGVKALDDTTVQFTLEAPATYFEAISSLWTLRPVPQWAVEEHGELWTEAENVVTNGPYLLEEWKHGEQLTLVKNPDYYDADGVQIDRFVLDIITDQFTELALYESGELDVAGDGPGTLPMEERARINEDPVLSQELHIGPRASTTYVGFTMTKPPFDDPLVRKAFSAAIDREVMVRDVVGSGVPATQFAPPGIFGAPDPEVGIETDVEQAQAWLAEAGYPDGEGFPTVTYRYFASSLEEVLGEALQAMWSEALNVDVNLESQEWPVFIAGINPETPLEEMPEMWRLGWGADYPDENNWVYEVFHCTASTNYSRAECSEADEMAQAAALETDPDKRKEYYEQVESLMFGEEVRAAPYYHRGYTILTKPYVQRGYTTFAPNNWDTWSIEQ; from the coding sequence ATGAAGAGCAACCGATGGAAGATGATGGCGGCAGGGGTTGTCCTGGTCGTCCTGGTAGTGGGTGCAGCGGCCTGCGTAGCGCCGGCGGCTCCCGGCGCACCACCGCCGGCAGAGCCTGTCACCGAAGTGGAAGAGGCGCTGCCGTCCGAAGCGAGCGCTCCAGAGGAGCCCGCCCAGGAGGACGTTGTCCTGGCCATGAGCATCGGCGCCGAGCCGGCATCGATGGATCCCAACCTGGCCCAGGATACCTTTGCTATCAACATCCTGGAGAACATGTTTCTGGGCTTGACCAACCTCAACAACGAGACGGGCGAGGTCGAGCCGGAGCTGGCCACCGACTGGGATATCTCTGAGGATGGCCTGGTCTGGACCTTTAACATGCGGGACGACGCTGTATGGAGCGATGGCAAGCCGGTGACGGCCCACGATGTCGAGTACAGCGTCAAGCGCGCCGTGGCTCCTGAGACTGTCTCCCCCTACGCCTACGTGCTCTATATCATTAAGAATGCCCAGGCCATCAACCAGACCGATGTCAATCAGGACAGCTACGACATCGACACCCTGGGGGTCAAAGCCCTGGACGATACCACCGTGCAGTTCACCCTGGAGGCACCGGCCACCTACTTCGAGGCTATCTCCAGCCTTTGGACCCTGCGCCCGGTGCCCCAGTGGGCCGTGGAGGAACATGGGGAGCTGTGGACCGAGGCGGAAAACGTCGTCACCAACGGCCCCTACCTGCTGGAGGAGTGGAAGCACGGCGAACAGCTGACCCTGGTCAAGAACCCCGACTACTATGATGCCGATGGGGTCCAGATTGATCGCTTCGTGCTGGACATCATCACCGACCAGTTCACCGAGTTGGCGCTCTACGAGTCAGGCGAGTTGGATGTGGCCGGCGATGGGCCAGGCACACTGCCCATGGAGGAGCGGGCCCGCATCAATGAGGACCCGGTATTGAGCCAGGAGCTGCACATTGGCCCCAGGGCCTCCACCACCTATGTGGGCTTTACCATGACCAAGCCACCCTTCGACGATCCCCTGGTGCGCAAGGCCTTTTCGGCAGCCATTGACCGCGAGGTCATGGTGCGCGACGTGGTCGGCTCCGGCGTGCCCGCCACCCAGTTTGCGCCGCCCGGCATCTTTGGGGCTCCCGACCCTGAGGTCGGCATAGAGACGGACGTGGAACAGGCCCAGGCCTGGCTGGCCGAGGCTGGCTATCCTGATGGCGAGGGCTTCCCCACCGTGACCTACCGCTATTTCGCAAGCAGCCTGGAAGAGGTGCTGGGTGAGGCGTTGCAGGCCATGTGGAGCGAGGCGCTCAACGTGGACGTCAACCTGGAGTCCCAGGAATGGCCCGTCTTCATCGCAGGAATCAACCCGGAGACGCCGCTGGAGGAGATGCCGGAGATGTGGCGCCTGGGTTGGGGTGCCGACTATCCCGACGAGAACAATTGGGTCTACGAGGTCTTCCACTGCACCGCCAGCACCAACTACTCCCGGGCGGAGTGTTCGGAGGCCGACGAGATGGCCCAGGCTGCCGCGTTGGAGACTGACCCGGACAAGCGCAAGGAGTACTATGAGCAGGTAGAATCGCTCATGTTCGGCGAGGAAGTGCGGGCCGCGCCCTACTACCATCGCGGCTACACCATCCTGACCAAGCCGTACGTACAGCGCGGTTATACCACCTTTGCCCCGAACAACTGGGATACCTGGAGCATCGAGCAGTAG
- the fdnG gene encoding formate dehydrogenase-N subunit alpha produces the protein MNLSRREFLKFSGLAAGATLLPTTAVAGARAGPEFPLHKKIGETLTICPYCAVGCGMVVGAMDGEVVNIEGNPDHPINLGSLCSKGSTLTGLVNSPQRITKPHYRAPGASEWTEVKWDWALDEIAKRIKKTRDDHWIERDQQGRTVRRVEAIASVGSAALDNEECSLLVKALRAMGLVYIEHQARIUHSATVAALAESFGRGAMTNHWNDIKNSDVILIMGSNAAENHPISFKWVMAAMDNGATLISVDPRFTRTSARADIYAPLRSGTDIAFLGGLVKYILDSGLYHEEYVVEYTNGPFLINSDYTFDPEQAIFSGYKPENRSYDKSTWTYQVDAEGVPLEDATLQHPNSVFQLLRQHYDRYDLDTVSSITGTPKEDLLKVYEAYASSGAPDRVATIMYAMGWTQHTYGTQNIRTAAIIQLLLGNVGRAGGGINALRGESNVQGSTDHCLLFHILPGYLKPPRAKDETLDTYLAAYTPKSSDPRSANWWQHYPKYAVSLFKWMFGDKATADNEFGYQWMAKLGDNANYSWLALFEAMYAGDIKGFFAWGQNPAVGGANANMNRKAMEKLDWMVAVNLWDMETSSFWQRPGVDPATIDTEVFLLPCAASVEKEGSITNSGRWGQWRYKAVDPPGQAMADSWITNQIMRRLRQLYAGDPGPNAEPILNLAWDYGEGEVDPHQVAKEINGWAFEDVKDGDGNVVLPAGKQVKNFTKLQADGSTACANWLYSGSYNEDGNMMARRDNVDTHPAGIGLYANWAWAWPVNRRILYNRASVNAEGEPFDPERFVIRWTGSETKWEGDVPDGGWAPSDRHAFIMKPEGHARIFGAGRADGPFPEHYEPWESPVANLLHPARDISPAFKIWDSEMDKHGDPSRYPLVGTTYRVSEHWQTGAMTRNVAWLAEMQPDMFVEMSPELAAERGIGNGEWVTVESARGAIEAVALVTKRFRPFQVNGQTVHQVGMPWHWGYKGLVTGGSANELTPPVGDANTMIPETKAFLCDVRKLEQSAFREVPAVESVGNNGKEV, from the coding sequence ATGAATCTTTCACGCAGAGAGTTCCTGAAATTCTCCGGCCTGGCGGCCGGGGCAACTTTGTTGCCTACCACGGCTGTCGCCGGCGCACGAGCTGGTCCGGAGTTTCCGCTGCACAAGAAGATCGGCGAGACGCTGACTATTTGCCCCTATTGCGCGGTCGGATGTGGCATGGTGGTAGGTGCCATGGATGGCGAGGTGGTCAACATCGAGGGCAACCCTGACCACCCCATCAACCTTGGCTCGCTATGCAGCAAGGGCAGCACCCTTACCGGCCTGGTCAATAGCCCGCAGCGCATCACAAAACCCCATTACCGGGCGCCGGGCGCTTCCGAATGGACAGAGGTCAAGTGGGATTGGGCGCTGGACGAAATAGCCAAGCGCATCAAAAAAACACGGGACGATCACTGGATCGAGCGTGACCAGCAGGGCCGGACAGTGCGCCGGGTGGAGGCTATTGCCTCCGTCGGCAGTGCGGCCCTGGATAACGAGGAGTGCAGTCTCCTCGTGAAAGCATTGAGGGCAATGGGCCTGGTGTACATCGAACACCAGGCGCGCATATGACACTCCGCTACTGTTGCGGCTCTGGCAGAGTCGTTCGGCAGAGGAGCGATGACAAATCACTGGAATGATATCAAAAACAGTGACGTCATCCTGATCATGGGCTCCAATGCGGCCGAGAATCACCCCATCTCTTTCAAGTGGGTGATGGCCGCCATGGACAATGGCGCAACCCTGATTAGTGTCGATCCCCGTTTTACCCGCACCTCGGCCCGGGCGGACATCTACGCGCCCCTCCGTTCCGGCACCGATATCGCCTTTCTGGGCGGCCTGGTCAAATATATCCTCGACAGTGGGCTATACCACGAAGAGTACGTCGTCGAGTACACCAACGGCCCCTTCCTGATCAATTCTGATTACACCTTCGATCCCGAGCAGGCCATCTTCAGCGGTTACAAGCCAGAAAACCGTAGCTATGACAAGAGCACCTGGACTTACCAGGTGGACGCCGAGGGCGTTCCGCTGGAGGATGCGACTTTGCAACATCCCAATAGTGTCTTCCAGTTGCTGCGCCAGCATTACGATCGCTACGACCTGGACACGGTGAGCAGCATCACCGGCACGCCCAAAGAAGACCTACTCAAGGTATACGAGGCTTATGCCTCTTCCGGCGCGCCCGACCGGGTGGCGACGATCATGTACGCCATGGGTTGGACGCAGCACACCTACGGTACGCAGAACATCCGCACGGCGGCCATCATCCAGCTGTTGCTTGGCAACGTGGGCCGGGCCGGCGGCGGTATCAACGCGCTGCGCGGGGAGAGCAACGTGCAGGGTTCCACCGACCACTGCCTGCTCTTCCACATCCTGCCTGGCTACCTCAAGCCGCCGCGGGCCAAGGACGAGACCCTGGACACCTACCTGGCGGCCTACACGCCCAAATCCAGCGATCCCAGGAGCGCCAATTGGTGGCAGCACTACCCCAAATACGCGGTCAGTCTGTTCAAGTGGATGTTCGGTGACAAGGCCACCGCAGACAACGAGTTCGGCTACCAGTGGATGGCCAAGCTGGGCGACAATGCCAACTATTCCTGGCTGGCCCTGTTCGAGGCCATGTATGCGGGCGACATCAAGGGCTTTTTCGCCTGGGGCCAGAACCCGGCCGTCGGCGGCGCCAACGCCAACATGAACCGCAAGGCCATGGAAAAGCTGGATTGGATGGTAGCGGTCAATCTGTGGGATATGGAGACCAGCAGCTTCTGGCAGCGGCCTGGCGTGGATCCGGCCACCATCGACACCGAGGTCTTCCTGCTGCCCTGCGCTGCCTCCGTGGAAAAAGAAGGCAGCATTACCAACTCCGGTCGCTGGGGCCAATGGCGCTACAAGGCGGTCGATCCGCCCGGCCAGGCCATGGCCGACTCCTGGATTACCAACCAGATCATGCGGCGGCTGCGCCAGCTCTATGCCGGGGACCCCGGCCCCAATGCCGAACCTATCCTCAACCTGGCCTGGGACTATGGCGAGGGCGAGGTGGACCCGCACCAGGTGGCCAAGGAAATCAACGGCTGGGCATTCGAGGACGTCAAGGATGGCGACGGAAACGTGGTCTTGCCGGCCGGCAAACAGGTCAAGAACTTCACCAAATTGCAGGCTGACGGTAGCACCGCCTGCGCCAACTGGCTCTATAGTGGCAGCTACAACGAGGACGGCAACATGATGGCGCGACGGGACAACGTGGACACCCATCCCGCCGGCATCGGGCTCTATGCCAACTGGGCCTGGGCCTGGCCTGTCAATCGCCGCATCCTCTACAACCGGGCTTCGGTCAACGCCGAGGGCGAGCCTTTTGACCCTGAGCGCTTCGTCATCCGCTGGACTGGTTCCGAGACCAAGTGGGAGGGTGATGTGCCTGACGGAGGATGGGCGCCGTCCGATCGTCATGCCTTCATCATGAAGCCGGAAGGCCACGCGCGCATCTTCGGCGCCGGCAGGGCCGATGGCCCTTTCCCCGAGCACTACGAACCGTGGGAAAGCCCGGTGGCCAATCTGCTGCATCCGGCCCGCGATATAAGTCCGGCCTTCAAGATCTGGGACTCGGAGATGGATAAGCATGGCGACCCGTCCCGTTATCCGTTGGTTGGAACCACCTACCGCGTCTCCGAGCACTGGCAGACGGGCGCCATGACCCGCAACGTAGCCTGGTTAGCCGAAATGCAACCAGACATGTTCGTGGAGATGAGTCCCGAGCTGGCTGCCGAGCGCGGCATCGGGAACGGCGAGTGGGTGACGGTCGAGTCGGCCCGCGGCGCCATCGAGGCTGTGGCTCTGGTGACGAAACGATTCCGACCCTTCCAGGTCAACGGCCAGACTGTGCACCAGGTGGGCATGCCCTGGCACTGGGGCTACAAAGGCCTGGTGACCGGCGGCAGCGCCAACGAGTTGACCCCGCCTGTGGGCGATGCCAACACCATGATTCCGGAGACCAAGGCGTTTCTGTGTGATGTGCGCAAGTTGGAGCAATCGGCCTTTCGCGAGGTACCTGCTGTTGAATCCGTTGGCAACAACGGAAAGGAGGTGTGA
- a CDS encoding glutamate mutase L, whose protein sequence is MTTPKFWPTRYTTYSDYGVPFIYAGNQDIRAQIERTIGDNGVDCRISPNVMPEINDFRIEVVNEHIRELFQTVIIRGKGFDVVEEYMDAPFIPTPRACFRGVQLLAHGCGDEEGIGNGLAWFASKDVNSAIKRGPANFAFLESEMVHVAVALPGLSCRSMRNFT, encoded by the coding sequence TTGACAACGCCCAAGTTCTGGCCGACTAGGTACACGACCTATTCGGACTATGGCGTGCCCTTCATCTATGCCGGTAACCAGGATATTCGGGCCCAGATCGAGCGCACCATCGGCGACAACGGAGTGGACTGCCGCATCTCGCCCAACGTGATGCCGGAGATCAACGACTTCCGCATCGAGGTAGTGAATGAACACATCCGCGAATTGTTCCAGACGGTGATTATCCGAGGCAAGGGCTTTGATGTAGTCGAGGAGTATATGGATGCGCCCTTTATCCCGACCCCTCGAGCCTGTTTCCGGGGAGTCCAGCTCCTGGCTCATGGCTGTGGCGACGAGGAGGGGATCGGCAATGGGCTGGCCTGGTTCGCATCTAAGGATGTGAACTCAGCGATCAAAAGAGGCCCTGCTAACTTCGCTTTCCTGGAATCCGAGATGGTTCATGTTGCCGTAGCGCTGCCCGGTCTATCCTGTCGCTCGATGCGCAACTTCACGTAG
- the nrfD gene encoding NrfD/PsrC family molybdoenzyme membrane anchor subunit, which yields MSATTVQKRPASARLTGENVTVVVLLALVLIGAAAGIYRLVVGLGPTTNLSDAIPWGIWIGFDFALIAFSGAAFTMAGLVYVFGQEQFRPAMRPAVLFGLVGYIAVLVLLLLDLGRWDRFWSFFINWNGHSPLFEISWCIVLYSIILAVEFSPQLFERVNKEGPVRLVYRIGVALAIIGVTLSSLHQSTLGTLYLNMPHRLQALWYSPLLPLFFFISSIMAGLAVTMIIYPLACRIRGKQADVKIPQGLAAIAAWVMLVYTLLKLGDILVAGELPALFAFDRTSLLMWIELGLGAIVPMILFFIPSLRAQRLWQTVGALLILFGVLMNRFNATLFAQINRPGASYSPHVLEWLSTLGVLAAVALAWYLGVKYLTVLDSEADAKYH from the coding sequence ATGAGCGCGACGACTGTACAAAAACGGCCTGCCTCGGCCAGGTTGACGGGTGAAAACGTGACGGTGGTCGTGCTGTTGGCGCTGGTGCTGATCGGTGCGGCGGCCGGTATCTATCGACTGGTGGTTGGGCTAGGTCCGACGACGAACCTGAGTGACGCCATCCCCTGGGGCATCTGGATCGGCTTCGACTTCGCCCTGATCGCCTTCAGCGGAGCGGCCTTCACCATGGCGGGGCTGGTCTACGTCTTTGGACAGGAGCAATTCCGCCCTGCCATGCGCCCGGCCGTCCTCTTCGGCCTCGTGGGCTACATCGCGGTCCTGGTGCTGTTGCTTCTGGACCTGGGACGCTGGGATCGTTTCTGGAGCTTTTTCATCAACTGGAACGGCCACTCGCCTCTGTTTGAGATCAGTTGGTGCATCGTACTTTACAGCATCATTCTGGCAGTCGAGTTCAGCCCGCAACTGTTCGAACGGGTAAACAAGGAGGGACCGGTCAGGCTGGTGTACCGCATTGGGGTCGCCCTGGCGATCATTGGCGTGACCCTCTCCTCGCTGCACCAGTCGACGCTGGGCACCCTATACCTGAACATGCCCCACCGGCTGCAGGCGCTGTGGTACTCACCGTTGCTGCCGCTGTTCTTTTTCATCTCCTCGATCATGGCCGGCCTGGCCGTCACCATGATCATCTACCCGCTTGCCTGTCGCATTCGAGGCAAGCAGGCGGACGTGAAGATACCGCAGGGACTGGCCGCCATTGCCGCCTGGGTGATGCTCGTGTACACCCTGCTCAAGCTGGGTGACATCCTGGTGGCAGGCGAGCTGCCAGCTCTCTTCGCCTTCGACCGTACCAGCCTGCTGATGTGGATCGAACTGGGCCTGGGGGCGATCGTGCCCATGATCCTGTTCTTCATCCCGTCGCTTCGGGCGCAACGGCTTTGGCAGACGGTCGGCGCTCTGTTGATCCTGTTCGGGGTGTTGATGAACCGCTTCAATGCCACCCTCTTCGCCCAGATCAACCGGCCCGGTGCCAGCTACTCCCCTCACGTGCTTGAGTGGTTGAGTACGCTTGGCGTGCTGGCGGCCGTGGCCCTGGCCTGGTACCTGGGCGTCAAATACCTGACCGTATTGGACAGCGAGGCGGACGCCAAGTATCACTAG
- a CDS encoding formate dehydrogenase accessory protein FdhE — MQSPADYDTLLAELVETASAYPHLAEAIDLECALLEAGSRLEVSIPPVSLTRDIAQGRLESGLPLLPQEEVLVSGGQQLSDFRRTVGSLVAAHRPELSDELDRLSRATTPPCSGQSMAGQESHSELGSYIQHQTLRPFLVAHACALAAMLSDMNFTGWQCPICGSGPDMAALTRPDGQRILLCSACDTRWPCQRIGCPFCGNEDPSTWAYYPSDDGVYRLYVCDACGGYLKTVDQREQVRPRLLATERILTIGMDAAAVDAGYQILPGD, encoded by the coding sequence ATGCAGTCTCCTGCTGATTACGACACCCTGCTGGCGGAACTGGTTGAGACGGCCTCGGCCTATCCCCACCTGGCCGAGGCTATCGATCTGGAATGTGCCCTGCTGGAGGCCGGCAGCCGTTTGGAGGTGTCCATTCCTCCCGTTTCCCTGACCCGCGACATCGCTCAAGGTCGGCTGGAGTCCGGACTGCCGTTGCTCCCGCAGGAGGAGGTTCTGGTATCCGGCGGCCAACAGCTAAGCGACTTCCGGCGGACGGTGGGTTCCCTTGTGGCCGCGCATCGGCCTGAGCTGTCGGATGAGCTGGACCGTCTCAGCCGGGCTACTACACCACCGTGCAGCGGGCAGAGCATGGCCGGGCAGGAGTCGCACTCCGAATTGGGTTCCTATATCCAGCACCAGACGCTGCGCCCCTTTCTGGTGGCCCACGCCTGCGCCCTGGCTGCCATGTTGAGCGACATGAACTTCACAGGCTGGCAGTGTCCTATCTGTGGCAGTGGGCCCGACATGGCCGCCCTGACCAGGCCAGATGGTCAGCGAATCTTGTTGTGCAGCGCCTGCGACACGCGATGGCCATGCCAGCGCATCGGCTGTCCCTTCTGTGGCAACGAGGATCCTTCCACCTGGGCCTACTATCCGAGCGACGACGGGGTTTACCGGCTGTATGTCTGTGACGCCTGCGGGGGCTACCTCAAGACCGTGGATCAGCGCGAGCAAGTCAGGCCGCGTCTGCTGGCTACGGAGCGCATCCTGACCATCGGCATGGATGCAGCGGCCGTGGATGCCGGTTATCAGATCTTGCCTGGGGACTAA
- a CDS encoding sugar phosphate isomerase/epimerase family protein, translating into MAQPLTDTSKLCIHTITTKPWRIEEAVEHYAAAGVKGITVWRQWLEDRDPHQVGEGIRAAGMTTVSLCRGGFFPAAEAAERQAAIDDNLRAIDEAAAIGAPLIVLVCGASPDLPLSEARRQIQSGIEAALPYAEANKVKLSIEPLHPMYADSRSAINTLKQANELCAAIGSPWVGVAVDVYHLWWDTDLEAEIKRCGRSGWLDALHICDWMTPTTDLLCDRGLMGEGCIPVRQIRGWMEEAGFNGFNEVEVFSNRHWARDQQEFLDDIVNAYVQHS; encoded by the coding sequence ATGGCCCAACCATTGACCGACACTTCCAAACTCTGTATTCATACCATCACGACCAAACCCTGGAGGATAGAGGAAGCGGTTGAACATTATGCTGCTGCCGGGGTGAAGGGCATCACCGTCTGGCGGCAGTGGCTGGAGGATCGGGACCCGCACCAGGTTGGAGAAGGCATCCGGGCGGCCGGGATGACAACGGTCTCTCTTTGCCGCGGGGGTTTCTTTCCGGCCGCCGAAGCCGCCGAACGCCAGGCTGCTATCGACGACAACCTGCGCGCTATCGACGAGGCGGCAGCCATTGGCGCGCCGTTGATTGTGCTGGTGTGCGGCGCTTCACCCGATCTGCCCCTGTCCGAAGCGCGCCGGCAAATCCAGTCCGGCATCGAGGCGGCATTGCCTTACGCCGAGGCTAATAAAGTCAAGCTATCGATTGAGCCGCTACACCCCATGTACGCCGACAGCCGCTCAGCCATCAACACCCTCAAGCAGGCCAATGAACTGTGCGCGGCGATCGGATCGCCGTGGGTGGGGGTGGCGGTGGACGTTTATCACCTCTGGTGGGACACGGATCTGGAGGCCGAGATCAAGCGCTGTGGGCGGTCTGGATGGCTGGATGCCTTGCACATCTGCGATTGGATGACCCCCACCACCGATCTGTTGTGCGACCGGGGCCTGATGGGTGAAGGCTGCATCCCTGTCCGCCAGATACGGGGATGGATGGAAGAAGCTGGGTTCAATGGCTTCAACGAGGTCGAGGTTTTCTCCAACCGGCATTGGGCCAGAGACCAACAAGAATTTCTCGATGACATCGTCAACGCATATGTGCAGCATTCGTAG
- a CDS encoding 4Fe-4S dicluster domain-containing protein, whose translation MTRAMLIDLNKCIGCRGCQAACKQWHDLPAEMTTNNGSYQNPPAFSDKTYTVVTFNEVEYDERFYWMFAKRQCMHCEHPGCASACTVGALQKTAEGPVVYDSSKCIGCRYCQYACPFGVPTFEWQETLGLIRKCDFCVDRTGDGMAPACAKACPTGAIQFGERDVLLAEAHHRIATQPHKYINHIYGEHEVGGTSMLYLSGVPFAALGFPKLGEQPVSEYAEKVMGQTPTVAVGVAAIAAGLWWVIKRREENMRPVAVLNADGKPTADEEVES comes from the coding sequence ATGACCAGGGCAATGCTGATCGATCTGAATAAGTGCATCGGCTGCCGGGGCTGTCAGGCCGCCTGCAAGCAATGGCACGACCTCCCGGCAGAGATGACGACCAACAACGGCAGCTACCAGAACCCGCCTGCGTTCTCCGACAAGACCTATACCGTCGTGACCTTCAACGAGGTGGAGTACGACGAGCGTTTCTACTGGATGTTTGCGAAACGCCAATGCATGCACTGCGAGCATCCCGGCTGCGCGTCGGCCTGCACGGTGGGCGCGTTGCAGAAGACGGCAGAGGGCCCGGTGGTCTACGACAGCAGCAAGTGCATCGGTTGCCGCTACTGCCAGTACGCCTGCCCCTTTGGCGTGCCCACCTTCGAGTGGCAGGAAACGCTGGGGCTGATCCGCAAGTGCGACTTCTGCGTGGACCGCACAGGCGATGGCATGGCGCCGGCCTGCGCCAAGGCCTGCCCTACCGGGGCCATCCAGTTCGGCGAACGAGACGTCCTGCTGGCCGAGGCACACCATCGCATCGCGACGCAACCCCACAAGTACATCAACCACATCTACGGCGAACACGAGGTGGGCGGCACCTCCATGCTCTACCTGTCGGGCGTGCCTTTCGCAGCCCTGGGATTCCCCAAGCTGGGCGAGCAGCCGGTGTCCGAGTACGCCGAAAAGGTTATGGGCCAGACGCCAACCGTCGCGGTAGGCGTGGCGGCCATCGCGGCCGGCCTGTGGTGGGTTATCAAACGACGGGAGGAGAACATGCGTCCCGTTGCGGTGCTGAACGCGGATGGGAAGCCAACTGCCGATGAGGAGGTGGAGTCATGA
- a CDS encoding uroporphyrinogen decarboxylase family protein, with protein sequence MKRSFIMIDYLLIGHGSIDLTPDGPKPGPWLEETGSNETMNKRDAVLDILDAGKPQDYTPAGFFIHFDPSCHFGQAAVDKHLEFFRHTDMDLVKIQYERNFPYQPGIRKPEDWANLPLLTRDFFQPQLDAVDGLVRAAKDEAVVIVTLYSAFMCAGQASNGLITEHLKENPDQAKKGIEIATESLLTFVRACIDLGVDGFYASTQGGESARFEDKTLFLDYIKPYDLALMEEFNRACIFNVLHVCDYTYGYDDLTPFLEYPGQVVNCNPRVGSKALSGQEISELFGRPFMGGLERKGVIATGGEAEIAREVRRVLRDAPDKFFLAADCTLPHDVSWDNIKTAISTAHRFQNEM encoded by the coding sequence ATGAAACGCAGCTTCATCATGATCGATTATCTGCTCATCGGCCATGGCAGCATCGACCTGACGCCCGATGGCCCCAAGCCGGGACCATGGCTCGAGGAAACAGGGAGTAATGAAACAATGAACAAACGGGATGCCGTTCTTGATATTCTGGACGCCGGCAAGCCTCAGGATTACACGCCGGCTGGGTTTTTTATCCATTTCGACCCGAGCTGCCACTTCGGGCAGGCAGCGGTGGACAAACACCTGGAGTTTTTCCGCCATACGGACATGGATCTGGTCAAGATCCAGTACGAACGCAATTTTCCCTACCAACCCGGTATCCGGAAGCCGGAGGATTGGGCCAACCTGCCATTGCTCACCAGGGATTTCTTCCAGCCGCAACTGGACGCCGTGGATGGACTGGTGAGGGCAGCCAAAGATGAAGCCGTCGTTATCGTCACGCTTTATTCGGCGTTCATGTGCGCCGGGCAGGCCAGCAACGGCTTGATCACAGAACACCTCAAGGAAAACCCTGACCAGGCCAAAAAGGGGATCGAGATCGCTACCGAGAGCTTGTTGACCTTTGTCAGGGCGTGCATTGACTTGGGTGTCGATGGGTTTTATGCATCGACACAGGGGGGCGAGAGTGCCAGATTCGAGGACAAAACCCTCTTTCTCGACTATATCAAGCCGTACGATCTGGCGCTGATGGAAGAATTCAACCGGGCGTGCATTTTCAACGTGCTGCATGTGTGCGATTACACATACGGTTACGATGACCTTACACCATTCCTGGAGTATCCAGGGCAGGTGGTCAACTGCAATCCGCGTGTTGGCTCAAAAGCGTTGTCGGGTCAGGAAATCTCTGAGCTGTTTGGCCGGCCATTCATGGGTGGGCTGGAGCGAAAGGGTGTCATTGCCACCGGTGGCGAGGCAGAGATCGCACGGGAGGTGCGGCGGGTACTGCGCGATGCGCCCGATAAATTCTTCCTGGCCGCCGACTGCACCTTGCCGCATGACGTGAGCTGGGACAATATCAAGACGGCGATCTCAACCGCCCATAGGTTTCAGAACGAAATGTGA